A stretch of Acropora palmata chromosome 9, jaAcrPala1.3, whole genome shotgun sequence DNA encodes these proteins:
- the LOC141892000 gene encoding uncharacterized protein LOC141892000, whose product MSIEVIAQRPSSSSSKEQLYSSERERDQEASSRLTARLERSVNKRSKGLHYNDSTARSRRRERHRDHNQLVVCMDKGSHENGLVRPALFYDSREGSPEFQTKSESNNSKKKMRPQSWYGSQVTECKHKERPQSIHEITMDPDKEKNSFNHEIAFSDRRRHRHFESSRSLSSSYSSQVGSSADEGEDHHGVYSAYDMTGRSPYGSLVLRRLSQSSLSSSSASWQQSSTSLTHQTVKGQWRPGAIVPSSPDKIHGNTEHKAVFRNSPKIFEDSSTAKITLISEANQTSRIRVQAQPHPSRNHVYVQATPYSFSHNPTSNRTHNLSIKNSTTQIFQNVTQTQVSSTHAESNRNQRTYEQYTEQTSPSVKDLAKRFSGENQDFFGETFDESYELSPRDRRIVKAQTWPKLAYVHGSTDQREEEGDEFDCAPPKPPYPQTIVEDLTVVERKVETRVTRSEADVHLRSSDIKYKLDAQEHWNAVDGSPDPSVPASHRLSLQELIKIHENEIAKHAQSAKATAHAQIYLKRPASEGKGRNPQSPQTSPCDVQEDPERVEPSLTGHKQFGVRNRTVDTCGTVAAQFIDLAKSVERAPIKVVDVTKNNNSTSGPREKVPVKSKRHRTIGVVGFRQQIDRVSEGNVEQKPKRHTAIGIVNTEVTPARQVVKEETVVVSRACYSLAAGDGDDMRSEQRETVDMLNHRRQYDLHAEVVTRKAHQGDDVSDDVFERNGTSPIFVRSEGILQSRPEIDQDRERPSKRSDELSTSDALSTIAIASSDQLVKSVEPLSTQAPNANFHKQASRSRSAPVSSRAYNYPKPHAIAKAVPVAQVSPVSPAIDESSISNLSKENFTDNSPLSRSQSAREMYETRLALWNLYPPDPSPEMHTSDNPGEQKHIDIDEPKRNRLVSRNDSEVFEPTMLHEVDTKIEPRALNRQNTEEYHIKYIEKLKNENKELIAKYEAEKRELKRKYEEQRKVANAYQKLEDRYRRRVHELQEALASCTCQSPFVNQNHVNMSHSLINRSEKKEDRSASSSLKGLKTVADLDEWHSEHSKERLSSKKNHTASRNSLASTGTSSEMTSSASAWDELYDRLRATGEIDVENGTHV is encoded by the exons atGTCAATTGAAGTGATTGCTCAGAGGCCAAGTTCCTCGTCTTCGAAGGAGCAGTTATACTCAAGCGAACGAGAGAGGGACCAGGAAGCCTCTTCTAGGCTTACAGCGCGACTGGAACGATCGGTAAATAAGCGATCGAAGGGGCTTCATTATAATGATTCGACTGCTCGTAGCCGTCGAAGAGAAAGACATCGTGACCATAATCAGCTGGTGGTTTGCATGGACAAAGGAAGTCATGAAAATGG ACTTGTAAGACCAGCACTATTTTATGATAGCAGAGAAGGTAGTCCTGAGTTTCAGACGAAGTCAGAATCcaataacagcaaaaaaaaaatgcgtcCCCAGAGTTGGTATGGTTCACAAGTCACAGAGTGCAAACACAAAGAAAGACCACAAAGTATTCATGAAATTACCATGGATCCtgacaaagagaaaaacagcTTTAATCATGAAATTGCCTTCAGTGATAGGAGAAGGCATAGACACTTTGAATCATCAAGGTCTTTGTCATCTAGCTACAGCTCACAAGTTGGTTCATCAGCAGATGAAGGCGAGGACCATCATGGAGTATATTCTGCTTATGATATGACTGGAAGGTCTCCTTATGGTTCCCTAGTGCTAAGGAGATTGAGCCAGTCAAGTTTAAGTTCGTCCAGTGCCTCTTGGCAACAGTCTTCCACCTCCCTAACACACCAAACGGTTAAGGGACAATGGAGGCCTGGGGCTATAGTTCCTAGTTCCCCTGATAAAATCCACGGTAACACTGAGCACAAAGCAGTTTTCCGAAATTCGCCGAAGATTTTTGAGGATTCGTCGACCGCAAAAATAACACTTATCTCAGAAGCCAATCAGACTTCAAGAATTCGTGTTCAGGCCCAGCCGCATCCGTCACGAAATCACGTTTATGTTCAGGCAACGCCATACTCTTTCAGTCATAATCCCACTTCAAACCGGACTCATAATCTTAGCATCAAGAATTCCACCACgcaaattttccaaaatgtcACGCAAACGCAAGTCTCTTCTACCCATGCAGAATCAAATCGAAATCAAAGAACGTATGAACAATACACTGAACAGACAAGCCCATCTGTAAAAGATTTAGCAAAACGGTTCAGTGGGGAGAATCAGGATTTCTTTGGTGAAACTTTTGATGAAAGCTACGAACTGAGTCCAAGAGATCGCCGGATTGTGAAAGCACAAACATGGCCGAAGTTAGCGTATGTCCATGGTTCAACAGATCAGAGAGAGGAGGAAGGGGATGAATTCGACTGCGCGCCTCCTAAACCCCCCTACCCTCAAACTATAGTCGAGGACTTAACTgttgttgaaagaaaagtCGAAACCAGAGTAACCAGAAGTGAGGCCGATGTCCACTTAAGGTCATCTgatataaaatacaaattagaTGCACAGGAACATTGGAATGCCGTTGACGGGAGCCCGGACCCTAGTGTGCCCGCTTCGCATCGGTTAAGTCTTCAGGAACTCATTAAGATACACGAGAACGAAATTGCTAAACATGCGCAGAGCGCTAAAGCAACAGCGCATGCGCAGATCTATTTAAAACGTCCTGCAAGCGAAGGTAAGGGAAGGAATCCTCAAAGTCCGCAGACATCTCCTTGTGATGTTCAGGAGGATCCAGAAAGAGTTGAGCCAAGTCTCACCGGTCACAAACAGTTTGGGGTGAGGAACAGAACGGTGGATACATGTGGGACTGTTGCTGCGCAATTTATTGACTTGGCAAAATCTGTCGAGAGAGCGCCCATAAAGGTAGTCGACGTtactaaaaataacaattcaaCCTCGGGACCAAGAGAAAAGGTTCCCGTCAAATCCAAGAGGCATCGCACAATCGGAGTTGTCGGTTTTCGACAGCAAATCGATCGCGTATCGGAAGGAAACGTTGAGCAAAAACCGAAGCGGCACACGGCAATCGGGATTGTGAACACTGAGGTGACGCCAGCGCGTCAGGTTGTTAAAGAGGAAACTGTAGTTGTAAGTCGCGCATGTTATAGTTTGGCCGCAGGAGATGGGGATGATATGAGAAGCGAACAGAGGGAAACTGTTGACATGTTAAACCATCGAAGACAGTACGACCTTCACGCGGAAGTGGTAACTAGAAAGGCTCATCAGGGTGATGACGTCAGTGATGACGTATTTGAACGCAACGGCACCTCTCCAATATTCGTGCGATCTGAAGGAATCTTACAGTCTCGGCCAGAGATCGACCAGGACCGAGAACGTCCGTCAAAGCGAAGCGATGAACTTTCAACTAGCGATGCGTTGAGTACGATTGCCATTGCGTCTTCGGACCAACTAGTTAAAAGTGTTGAACCTTTAAGCACCCAGGCACCAAACGCTAACTTTCATAAACAAGCCAGTCGATCAAGAAGCGCACCAGTATCTAGCCGAGCGTACAATTATCCCAAGCCCCACGCAATTGCAAAAGCTGTCCCAGTAGCCCAGGTATCTCCAGTTAGTCCAGCAATTGATGAATCTTCAATAAGTAACCTCAGTAAAGAGAACTTCACGGACAATTCACCGCTTTCGAGATCACAGTCGGCAAGAGAAATGTATGAAACCAGACTTGCACTGTGGAATTTGTATCCGCCTGACCCCTCTCCGGAAATGCATACAAGTGATAACCCTGGAGAGCAAAAACACATTGACATTGACGAACCCAAACGCAATCGTCTTGTTTCTCGCAATGACTCTGAGGTATTCGAACCGACGATGTTACATGAAGTGGACACGAAGATCGAACCAAGAGCTCTCAATCGTCAGAACACAGAGGAGTACCACATCAAGTATAtcgaaaaattgaaaaacgaGAATAAAGAGTTGATTGCAAAATATGAAGCGGAAAAAAGGGAGCTGAAGCGGAAATACgaagaacaaaggaaagtcGCTAACGCTTACCAGAAGTTGGAGGATAGATATCGGCGGAGAGTACACGAGTTGCAGGAAGCTTTGGCCAGCTGCACTTGCCAAAGTCCTTTTGTAAACCAAAATCACGTGAACATGTCCCATAGTTTGATTAATAG AAGCGAGAAGAAAGAAGACAGATCAGCATCGTCAAGTCTTAAAGGACTCAAAACAGTGGCGGATCTTGACGAATGGCATAGTGAACATTCAAAAGAGAGACTTTCTTCGAAAAAGAACCACACAGCAAGCAGAAACAGCTTGGCCAGCACTGGGACGTCCTCTGAAATGACTAGCAGCGCGTCTGCCTGGGACGAGCTTTACGACAGGCTGCGCGCGACTGGAGAAATTGATGTGGAGAATGGAACTCATGTGTGA
- the LOC141892043 gene encoding oligoribonuclease, mitochondrial-like yields MSFSTIFRLSLSRGCRSFLAINSSPTRFFSQNDPTDTMTHKRLVWVDLEMTGLDVEKCHIIEMACLITDENLNVIQEGPEMVIHQPDSALDAMDKWCTKHHGESGLTAAVRASKISLEQAEETFLDFVKLHTPPKKCPLAGNSVHADRRFLEKYMPRFMDHLHYRIVDVSTIKELCWRWYPKTYQQVPEKKEKHRALEDIKESIAELQFYKQAIFK; encoded by the exons ATGTCATTTTCCACGATTTTTCGGCTTTCACTTTCTAGAGGCTGTCGCAGTTTTTTGGCAATTAATTCCTCACCAACTAGATTTTTCTCACAGAATGATCCAACTGATACAATGACGCATAAAAGGCTTGTGTGGGTAGATTTGGAG atgactg GTCTGGATGTTGAAAAATGTCACATTATAGAAATGGCCTGCCTTATTACGGATGAAAACCTCAACGTCATCCAAGAG GGGCCTGAGATGGTCATTCATCAACCAGATTCTGCATTGGATGCAATGGATAAGTGGTGCACTAAACATCATGGAGAG TCTGGTTTAACAGCTGCAGTTAGAGCATCCAAAATCAGCTTGGAACAAGCTGAAGAAACCTTTTTGGATTTTGTCAAGCTGCACACCCCACCGAAAAAGTGCCCATTGGCTGGAAACAGTGTTCATGCCGACAGAAGATTCCTGGAAAAGTATATGCCACGATTTATGGACCATCTTCATTACAGAATTGTGGATGTCAGTACAATTAAGGAGCTTTGCTG GAGATGGTACCCAAAAACATACCAGCAGGTTCcagaaaagaaggaaaagcaCAG GGCACTAGAGGACATCAAGGAAAGCATCGCTGAACTGCAATTTTACAAGCAGGCAATATTTAAGTAA
- the LOC141892018 gene encoding uncharacterized protein LOC141892018: MIGHAQNVTFALTAAFILFCTTVTLCLVFVPKFIAVKRDPSVLNTSGATSTTASQGSGESCTSHDKGIKGAKYIALAAENSNLKNLIAEKEEQIGNLEVRLRTSGVPVECIRRLSLAMASKRTREGKHASSPTLNVRGDRDSGGSIHIDVKDDGAVCTGEKKPVDKVPVPSSPRQSNSSSQFNIDENIFLGNVLAKAANTHKTNQFSLIPRMHDGVPQIEQNEPQEAHYNAGIFMETSNSPTMEISKVNRMELPFYKDPPKGDTCSSVSSIKARYGKPKRETSYEKEKTADSNSNVLPAIKEIKRKGSTVLVSKSRSGETCFQVKTPADLKRSSHTEEITV, from the exons ATGATTGGACATGCGCAAAATGTTACCTTTGCTCTCACTGCtgcgtttattttattctgtACGACTGTAACGCTATGCTTGGTTTTCGTTCCAAAG TTCATAGCAGTGAAGCGTGATCCCAGTGTTCTTAACACCAGTGGAGCTACAAGTACCACAGCGAGTCAGGGGAGCGGTGAATCGTGTACATCTCACGATAAAGGGATCAAGGGTGCAAAGTATATCGCCCTGGCAGCGGAAAATTCCAATCTGAAGAACTTGATAGCTGAG AAAGAAGAGCAAATCGGTAATCTAGAAGTGCGCCTAAGGACAAGCGGAGTCCCTGTGGAGTGCATTCGCAGATTGTCCTTGGCCATGGCGAGTAAGCGCACACGGGAAGGCAAGCATGCGTCCTCTCCCACTCTGAACGTTAGAGGTGACAG GGATTCCGGAGGAAGCATTCACATCGACGTAAAGGACGATGGAGCTGTGTGCACCGGAGAAAAGAAACCTGTAG ACAAAGTGCCTGTACCATCCTCACCAAGGCAGTCAAATTCTTCTTCACAATTCAATATCGATGAAAACATCTTTCTGGGAAATGTCCTTGCAAAGGCAGCCAACACTCACAAAACTAATCAATTCTCCCTTATTCCTCGGATGCATGACGGTGTCCCACAAATTGAGCAAAACGAGCCTCAAGAAGCTCATTACAATGCAGGGATTTTCATGGAAACGAGCAATTCTCCCACAATGGAGATTTCCAAGGTCAACAGAATGGAACTTCCATTTTATAAGGATCCTCCAAAAGGAGATACCTGCTCTTCCGTGTCTTCTATAAAAGCAAGATATGGCAAACCAAAGAGAGAAACGAGTTatgagaaagaaaagacaGCAGATTCAAACTCAAATGTTTTACCGGCAATCAAAGAGATTAAACGTAAAGGAAGCACAGTCCTCGTCTCTAAATCACGATCGGGTGAAACGtgttttcaagtgaaaacTCCTGCAGACTTGAAGAGAAGCAGCCATACTGAGGAAATAACTGTCTGA
- the LOC141892036 gene encoding pterin-4-alpha-carbinolamine dehydratase 2-like: protein MSTVHLLNNTRGKLRSFFRSFSAMSSAKTPKLTAEERETDLEPLKSSGWSEVEGRDAIYKEFKFKNFNQAFGFMTRVALLSEKMNHHPEWFNVYSKVQVTLTTHDCGGLSAKDVKLAKFMEKAASSM from the exons ATGAGTACTGTGCATTTACTGAATAATACACGTGGAAAGTTGCGGAGCTTTTTCCGGTCGTTTTCTGCTATG tCTTCAGCAAAGACCCCCAAACTTACTGCAGAGGAAAGGGAAACAGACCTTGAGCCCCTGAAGTCATCAGGGTGGAGTGAAGTTGAGGGTCGTGATGCCATTTACAAGGAGTTCAAATTTAAGAATTTTAACCAAGCATTTGGTTTTATGACTCGTGTTGCTCTCCTGTCAGAGAAAATGAATCATCACCCTGAATGGTTTAATGTTTACAGCAAAGTCCAAGTCACTTTGACAACCCATGACTGTGGAGGACTGTCAGCCAAAGATGTCAAGCTGGCTAAATTCATGGAAAAAGCTGCAAGTTCCATGTAA
- the LOC141892745 gene encoding uncharacterized protein LOC141892745 — MLALSVVILMNLVGNTLIIITVYKHKELRRTVNYFIVNVAFSDLIYALCDISVEATNMAKSSIQWLITGTAVTVQNTFPQYNIKLPCKAEKPLSFIGDLMFFLSTSINPVICFAFIGSYRNGLREIANSWLDFCGCQRSREKNPETARIKRITPQNVRFIMETEV; from the exons ATGCTCGCCTTATCAGTTGTCATTTTGATGAATCTTGTGGGAAACACTTTGATCATAATCACTGTGTATAAACACAAAGAACTAAGAAGgactgttaattattttatcgTCAATGTGGCATTTTCTGATCTGATTTATGCACTTTGCGATATATCAGTGGAGGCGACAAACATGGCAAAGAGTTCAATCCAATGGCTCATCACTGGAACTGCAG TAACAGTGCAAAACACTTTTCCGCAGTATAACATTAAATTACCTTGCAAAGCGGAGAAACCGCTGTCGTTTATTGGCGATCTCATGTTTTTCCTTTCGACTTCAATCAACCCTGTGATCTGTTTCGCATTCATTGGAAGTTACCGCAACGGATTGAGGGAAATTGCTAATTCGTGGTTGGATTTTTGTGGCTGCCAACGTTCAAGAGAGAAAAATCCGGAAACCGCACGCATAAAGAGAATTACTCCTCAGAACGTCAGATTCATAATGGAGACCGAAGTTTAA
- the LOC141892014 gene encoding uncharacterized protein LOC141892014, which translates to MSVLIDSMIAMDKGENSEGGGRPELEECDLNLAHRSLDSLPDDVHVRNNLPHAYKITSLNLVGNRVPVLPGSLGNFINLKVLDISGNGLAYITPRIGDLRHLRSFVAKNNNLEDLPKEFSQLLALEHLNLSGNRFESFFPQMFELVSLKSLLFGGNRVDVIPQDIQNLQRLEILYLGGNQLSSVPNELGTLRRLRALNLCDNKIESLPSTLVKLTHLQSLHLHNNRLTTLPVELVKLRNLEELSLRENPLVVRFVRDMAFNPPTLLELSGRCIKNSGLKYSFSDLPSQLLQYLNSARRCVNPCCKGVYFDARVKHIKFVDFCGKYRLPLEQYLCSPHEGERWDDCTSSSSEDEVDGVPRERLRKVLLG; encoded by the exons ATGAGTGTACTTATAGATTCAATGATAGCCATGGATAAAGGAGAAAACAGTGAAGGAGGAGGACGACCAGAATTAGAGGAGTGTGATCTGAATCTAGCTCACCGTTCCCTCGACTCGCTTCCAGATGATGTTCATGTTCGTAACAATTTACCTCATGCTTACAAAATCACTTCGCTGAATCTCGTGGGAAACCGCGTTCCTGTTCTTCCTGGCTCCTTGGGCAACTTTATTAACCTTAAAGTTTTGGATATATCGGGAAACGGCTTGGCTTACATAACGCCAAGAATCGGCGATCTTCGCCATCTGAGATCGTTTGTGGCCAAGAATAATAACCTCGAAGATTTACCCAAAGAGTTTTCACAGCTTCTTGCTTTGGAACATCTTAATTTAAGTGGGAACAGATTTGAATCATTTTTTCCTCAGATGTTCGAACTAGTGTCTTTGAAATCTCTTCTTTTTGGAGGCAACCGAGTGGATGTTATTCCACAAGATATTCAAAATCTACAAAG GTTGGAAATTTTATATCTTGGAGGGAATCAACTCTCATCTGTCCCAAATGAACTGGGAACCTTACGCAGGTTGAGAGCTCTCAATCTCTGTGATAACAAGATAGAGTCTCTGCCTTCAACACTAGTGAAGCTTACTCATTTGCAATCCTTGCACCTACACAACAACAGACTCACAACTTTGCCTGTTGAACTGGTGAAACTACGCAATCTCGAGGAGCTTAGTTTACGTGAAAATCCTCTTGTTGTGCGATTTGTGAGGGACATGGCATTTAATCCACCAACATTACTCGAGCTTAGTGGCAGGTGTATTAAAAACAGTGGATTGAAATACTCCTTCAGTGATCTTCCATCTCAGTTACTGCAATATCTGAACAGTGCTCGGAGATGTGTTAATCCATGCTGCAAGGGAGTCTATTTTGATGCACGTGTGAAACATATAAAATTTGTAGACTTTTGCGGCAAGTATCGTTTGCCTCTTGAGCAATATCTTTGCTCACCTCATGAAGGCGAAAGGTGGGATGATTGTACTTCTAGTAGCAGTGAAGATGAGGTAGATGGAGTCCCACGTGAAAGATTAAGAAAAGTCCTCTTGGGGTAG